A genomic window from Nitrospira sp. includes:
- the nuoF gene encoding NADH-quinone oxidoreductase subunit NuoF: MTLPQPRVLQKLDGAPWEIDPYLKTGGYDAWRKCLKELTPADVVGEIKKAGLRGRGGAGFPTGIKWDKVLNHRVQERYFVCNAGEHEPGTFKDRHLLKHIPHQLIEGCLIASRTVNAKASYIYVNHEYEEEEANLRKAIAQARERGLLGKNILGTGVDLDLEVFSGHGSYVAGEETAMLESMQGRPAMPRQKPPFYPTDFGLYGKPTLVNNVETLCNIPQILKNGAAWFTQVGTEKCPGTMLFSLSGSVNRPGVYEMPMGVTIRDLIETCGGGVPNGRKIKAVFPGGPAFSMVTADQLDLPMDFDSLKKAGTGLGSAGTIVIDDATCMVAATLKYSNFFKGESCGQCPPCRMGTINLATLMEKIERGEGSRKDLDSLLQLCGFVKGTGYCTLITGAAVLVQSSLRLFQHEFEEHIRLQRCPFRPAHTGAGIKS, from the coding sequence GTGACCCTACCTCAACCACGGGTATTGCAGAAGCTTGATGGGGCGCCCTGGGAAATCGATCCCTACCTGAAAACCGGCGGCTACGACGCATGGCGAAAGTGTCTGAAAGAGCTTACGCCAGCCGATGTGGTCGGCGAAATCAAGAAAGCCGGTCTGCGCGGACGGGGCGGAGCAGGATTCCCCACCGGTATCAAGTGGGACAAGGTGCTCAATCATCGGGTACAGGAGCGGTATTTCGTCTGCAATGCCGGTGAGCACGAGCCAGGCACCTTTAAGGATCGTCACCTCCTGAAACATATTCCTCATCAACTCATTGAGGGTTGCCTGATTGCCTCCCGCACCGTCAATGCCAAGGCCTCGTATATTTATGTGAACCATGAGTATGAGGAAGAAGAAGCGAATCTGAGGAAAGCCATTGCGCAGGCCCGTGAGCGTGGCCTGTTGGGAAAAAATATTCTGGGCACGGGTGTCGACCTGGATCTGGAGGTGTTCTCTGGCCACGGCAGCTATGTGGCGGGAGAAGAGACGGCGATGCTGGAATCGATGCAAGGGCGTCCGGCCATGCCCCGACAGAAGCCGCCATTTTATCCGACCGATTTCGGCCTGTACGGGAAGCCGACCTTGGTAAATAACGTCGAAACCCTGTGCAATATCCCGCAGATTTTGAAGAATGGGGCCGCATGGTTCACGCAGGTCGGTACGGAGAAATGTCCCGGCACCATGCTCTTTTCGCTCAGTGGTTCGGTGAATCGGCCTGGTGTGTATGAAATGCCGATGGGCGTGACGATTCGGGACCTGATTGAGACGTGCGGCGGAGGCGTTCCGAACGGCCGCAAGATCAAGGCGGTGTTTCCCGGAGGACCGGCATTCTCGATGGTCACGGCGGACCAACTGGATTTGCCGATGGATTTCGATTCGCTCAAGAAGGCGGGGACCGGGCTGGGTTCAGCCGGAACGATCGTGATTGATGACGCCACGTGCATGGTCGCGGCCACCCTCAAGTACTCCAATTTCTTCAAAGGGGAAAGCTGTGGGCAATGTCCTCCCTGCCGGATGGGCACGATCAACCTCGCGACCCTCATGGAGAAGATCGAACGGGGTGAGGGGAGCCGGAAGGATCTCGACTCACTCCTGCAACTCTGTGGATTCGTTAAGGGAACAGGGTATTGTACACTCATTACCGGAGCCGCCGTGTTGGTGCAAAGCAGCCTCCGGTTGTTCCAGCATGAATTTGAAGAGCACATCCGACTACAGCGTTGTCCGTTTCGGCCTGCGCACACCGGGGCCGGGATCAAGAGCTAG
- a CDS encoding urate hydroxylase PuuD, with the protein MAGVGAGEADWFGLVVRWVHFLAGITWIGLLYFFNLINAGFLKSLDGPTKNIVIPKLMPAALNWFRHGATVTVLAGIVLYGYLYAKGGTGAIALGIGGLLGIIMMGNVHGIIWPNQKKVIAAVAAAAQGTPAPPEMAQWGKTALYASRINFLLSIPMLFFMGAGSHLK; encoded by the coding sequence ATGGCGGGAGTGGGAGCAGGCGAGGCCGACTGGTTCGGGCTGGTCGTTCGCTGGGTCCATTTCCTGGCCGGGATTACCTGGATTGGACTCTTGTATTTCTTCAACTTGATCAATGCGGGCTTTCTCAAGAGCCTGGATGGACCGACGAAGAACATTGTCATTCCGAAGCTGATGCCTGCGGCGTTGAATTGGTTTCGCCACGGCGCCACGGTGACCGTGCTGGCGGGTATCGTGCTTTACGGCTACCTCTATGCGAAGGGGGGCACCGGGGCCATTGCGTTGGGCATCGGCGGATTGCTCGGCATCATTATGATGGGCAACGTGCATGGCATTATTTGGCCGAATCAGAAGAAGGTGATTGCGGCGGTGGCTGCCGCCGCGCAGGGCACACCGGCTCCGCCGGAGATGGCCCAGTGGGGGAAGACCGCCTTGTATGCCTCCCGCATCAACTTTCTGTTGTCTATCCCGATGCTGTTCTTCATGGGCGCGGGGAGTCACCTGAAGTAG
- a CDS encoding (2Fe-2S)-binding protein has product MPHVSFLHPLGRSGEVDANLTLLEAAKALGFQLNHDCGGNASCTTCRVEVQVGGDNLSEIDFDEQDLLDREALSEPWHRLGCQARVLGDVVVRVPETKWAPSTAASSSQVEKRGAGLP; this is encoded by the coding sequence ATGCCGCATGTGAGCTTTCTCCATCCGCTGGGACGCAGCGGGGAAGTCGACGCAAATCTCACGTTGCTGGAAGCGGCCAAGGCACTTGGTTTCCAACTCAATCATGATTGCGGCGGCAATGCCTCGTGCACAACATGCCGCGTTGAGGTTCAAGTCGGCGGGGACAATTTGTCTGAAATCGACTTCGATGAACAGGATTTGTTAGATCGAGAGGCGCTTTCTGAACCGTGGCATCGGCTTGGATGCCAAGCCCGGGTGCTGGGGGACGTCGTCGTCAGGGTCCCTGAGACCAAGTGGGCGCCATCGACGGCTGCGTCGTCGAGCCAAGTTGAGAAAAGAGGGGCTGGGCTTCCGTAA
- the erpA gene encoding iron-sulfur cluster insertion protein ErpA translates to MVTITQLAEQKIKELMTEEKDVVGLRIYVRGGGCHGYQYGMAFESKMADDDTVIEKGDVKVIMDSQSAPLLQGAEVDYVDSLQGSGFSIKNPQAKTTCGCGSSFSA, encoded by the coding sequence ATGGTAACGATTACGCAACTGGCCGAGCAGAAAATAAAAGAACTCATGACGGAAGAAAAAGACGTCGTTGGTCTGCGAATTTACGTTCGCGGCGGAGGATGCCACGGCTATCAGTATGGCATGGCGTTTGAGTCGAAAATGGCTGATGACGATACCGTCATTGAAAAGGGCGACGTGAAGGTCATCATGGATTCCCAGAGCGCCCCGCTGCTGCAGGGAGCGGAAGTTGATTATGTCGATAGCTTGCAGGGATCTGGATTCTCCATCAAGAATCCGCAAGCGAAGACCACTTGTGGGTGTGGCAGCTCCTTCAGTGCATAA